One genomic window of Salvia miltiorrhiza cultivar Shanhuang (shh) chromosome 4, IMPLAD_Smil_shh, whole genome shotgun sequence includes the following:
- the LOC131022580 gene encoding pentatricopeptide repeat-containing protein At3g09060, translating to MEMAHLPQHLTPKRLLHLLKSEKNLSSALSLFNSASSHPNYAHTPAVFHHILRRLSASKDPKLLPNITRIVDLIRLQKCPCNEDTALAVLKIYSRNQMLERAVEVFEKMKEVFGCEPGVRSYNSLMNAFVASNQLSKAELFLRNFRVMSVSPNLETFNILLKIACRKREFDKARELINVMWERDLVPDVYSYGTLINGLAKSGDVHEALKVFDEMLERGLKPDVMCYNILIDGFLKKGDYDAYKGIWERLTKDSCVYPSVVTYNVLISGLCKCGRFREGVELWERMRKNERKMDLYTYSALIHGMCESGDIDGAEGVYKEMSESKITPDSVVYNAMLSGYFKAGRISDCVKLWELMGKEGTRNVASFNIMMKGLFDHGDIGEATSIWELMQESGVVADSTTYGILVHGLCENECSNKSLHFLKTAEEKGGVLDVFAYSAMINGLCKEGKMDEAASVLNGMVKGGHTPNAHVYNALINGFVGASKFEDAIRLYHEMGNKHCSPTIVTYNTLINGLCKAERFGEAHDLVRAMLEKGWKPGVITISILMKGLCLGHKEEMALNMWNQAISKGLEPDVQMHNILIHGLCAAGKTQLALSLYLDMNHFNCAPNLVTHNTLMEGFYKEGDLRNAAVIWARILRNGLQPDVISYNITLKGLSSCNRVSGAILFLHNALANKIVPTVITWSILVRAVIGK from the coding sequence ATGGAGATGGCACACTTGCCCCAACACCTGACCCCCAAACGCCTCCTACATCTCCTCAAGTCGGAGAAGAATCTCAGCTCCGCACTCAGCCTGTTCAACTCAGCGAGTAGCCACCCTAATTACGCACACACCCCTGCCGTCTTCCACCACATCCTCCGCCGCCTCTCCGCCTCCAAGGACCCCAAACTCCTCCCCAACATCACCCGCATCGTCGACCTCATTCGCCTCCAGAAATGCCCTTGCAACGAAGACACTGCGCTGGCTGTTTTGAAGATTTATTCCAGAAATCAAATGTTGGAGCGGGCTGTGGAGGTGTTCGAGAAAATGAAGGAGGTTTTTGGCTGTGAGCCCGGGGTGAGGTCGTATAATAGTTTGATGAATGCGTTCGTGGCTTCGAATCAATTGAGCAAGGCGGAGTTGTTTTTGAGGAATTTTAGGGTTATGAGTGTATCTCCAAATTTGGAAACTTTTAACATCTTGCTCAAAATTGCTTGTAGAAAGAGGGAATTCGACAAGGCGAGAGAGCTGATCAATGTTATGTGGGAAAGGGATTTGGTTCCTGATGTTTATAGTTATGGCACTTTGATCAATGGGCTAGCGAAAAGTGGGGATGTTCACGAGGCTCTGAAAgtgttcgatgaaatgcttGAAAGAGGTCTGAAGCCTGATGTTATGTGTTATAACATACTAATTGATGGGTTCTTGAAGAAAGGAGATTACGACGCCTATAAAGGGATTTGGGAGAGATTGACTAAGGATTCCTGTGTTTATCCAAGTGTTGTTACATACAATGTTTTGATCAGTGGTTTGTGTAAGTGTGGGAGGTTCAGAGAGGGCGTGGAGCTGTGGGAAAGGATGAGAAAGAATGAGCGGAAAATGGATTTATACACGTACAGTGCTTTGATTCATGGGATGTGCGAGTCGGGGGATATTGATGGGGCCGAGGGGGTATATAAGGAGATGTCTGAGAGTAAGATAACACCTGATTCTGTTGTATATAATGCAATGCTGAGCGGCTATTTTAAGGCTGGGAGAATTAGTGACTGTGTCAAGTTGTGGGAGTTGATGGGGAAGGAGGGTACTCGAAATGTTGCTAGTTTTAATATAATGATGAAAGGACTATTTGATCATGGTGACATTGGTGAAGCTACTTCTATATGGGAGCTCATGCAGGAGAGTGGTGTTGTTGCTGACTCCACGACTTACGGAATTTTAGTCCACGGGCTTTGTGAGAACGAGTGCAGCAATAAGAGTTTACATTTCTTGAAGACGGCTGAGGAGAAAGGAGGCGTTCTAGATGTTTTTGCTTATTCAGCTATGATCAATGGGTTAtgtaaagaaggaaaaatggaTGAAGCAGCTTCTGTGCTGAATGGCATGGTTAAAGGTGGCCATACGCCAAATGCTCATGTTTACAATGCTCTGATCAATGGCTTTGTAGGTGCTTCTAAGTTTGAGGACGCAATTAGGTTGTATCATGAAATGGGAAATAAACATTGTTCCCCTACTATTGTTACCTACAATACACTTATAAACGGGTTGTGCAAGGCTGAAAGGTTCGGTGAAGCCCATGACCTTGTGAGAGCAATGCTGGAGAAAGGATGGAAGCCAGGTGTTATTACTATTAGCATATTGATGAAAGGTCTTTGTTTGGGACATAAAGAAGAGATGGCTCTTAATATGTGGAACCAAGCGATTAGCAAAGGTCTCGAACCTGATGTACAGATGCATAATATTTTGATTCATGGCCTCTGTGCTGCCGGCAAGACTCAACTTGCTCTGTCATTATACTTGGACATGAATCATTTCAACTGTGCGCCGAATCTTGTTACTCACAATACTCTTATGGAAGGTTTCTATAAAGAGGGTGACCTAAGAAATGCTGCTGTAATCTGGGCTCGCATATTAAGAAATGGTCTACAGCCAGATGTTATTTCTTATAACATCACACTTAAAGGTCTTTCTTCTTGCAATAGAGTATCGGGTGCCATTTTGTTCTTACACAATGCTTTGGCTAATAAAATTGTTCCAACTGTTATCACATGGAGTATACTCGTCAGAGCTGTAATCGGAAAATGA
- the LOC131022582 gene encoding laccase-4-like isoform X2, with protein sequence MEVWVRVLILVACMYPLMVDGAVRRYQFNVMMKNTSRLCSSKSIVTVNGKFPGPTLYAREDDTVLVRVINRVQYNVSIHWHGIRQLGTGWADGPAYITQCPIRPGHSYVYKFTVTGQRGTLLWHAHILWLRATVHGAIVILPKRGVPYPFPKPDHEHVVVLGEWWKSDTEAVINEAMKSGVAPNVSDAHTINGHPGPLSNCPTTGGFSLNVSPGKTYMLRLINAALNEELFFKIAGHKLTVVEVDATYVKPFKTDTVLIAPGQTTNVIVSADQGSGKYMVAASPFMDTMIVAVDNMTATATLHYSGALANSPTTFTRPPARNATPVANSFTDSLRSLNSNKFPANVPQKIDHSLLFAVGLGLNPCPTCKAGNGSRVVASINNVTFVMPTMALLQAHVFNIKGVFTADFPGNPPTPFNYTGAPPANMATTSGTKVYRLAYNSTVEVVLQDTGIIAPENHPVHLHGFNFFAVGKGLGNFNPKTDPQKFNLVDPVERNTIGVPSGGWVAIRFRADNPGVWFMHCHLEVHTTWGLKMAFLVDNGKGPNQSILPPPKDLPKC encoded by the exons ATGGAAGTCTGGGTTCGTGTTTTGATCCTCGTAGCATGCATGTATCCCCTTATGGTTGACGGCGCTGTTCGCCGTTACCAGTTCAAT GTGATGATGAAGAACACATCTCGCCTATGCTCTTCCAAATCCATCGTCACCGTCAACGGAAAATTCCCCGGCCCGACACTCTACGCGAGGGAAGACGACACCGTCCTCGTCCGAGTCATCAACCGAGTCCAGTACAACGTTTCCATCCACTG GCATGGAATTAGGCAACTCGGAACAGGCTGGGCCGACGGGCCGGCATACATCACGCAATGCCCGATCCGGCCCGGTCACAGCTACGTGTACAAATTCACAGTCACCGGGCAACGAGGCACACTTTTGTGGCACGCCCACATTCTATGGCTGAGGGCCACCGTTCATGGCGCCATCGTCATCTTGCCTAAACGAGGGGTCCCCTACCCCTTCCCTAAGCCCGATCACGAGCACGTCGTCGTTTTAG GTGAATGGTGGAAATCCGACACTGAAGCCGTGATCAACGAAGCCATGAAATCGGGCGTGGCCCCCAACGTGTCCGATGCACACACCATCAACGGCCATCCGGGCCCACTCTCAAATTGCCCCACAACAG GTGGTTTCTCACTAAATGTGTCACCGGGAAAAACCTACATGCTCCGCTTAATCAACGCTGCACTCAACGAAGAGCTCTTCTTCAAAATCGCCGGCCACAAACTCACGGTGGTCGAGGTTGATGCCACCTACGTGAAGCCGTTCAAAACCGACACCGTCCTCATCGCCCCCGGCCAGACCACGAACGTCATCGTGTCGGCCGATCAGGGCTCAGGCAAGTACATGGTGGCGGCCTCGCCGTTCATGGACACCATGATCGTGGCGGTGGACAACATGACGGCCACCGCCACCCTGCACTACTCCGGCGCCCTTGCCAACTCCCCGACTACCTTCACCCGACCGCCGGCTCGGAACGCCACCCCCGTCGCCAACTCCTTCACCGACTCCCTCCGGAGCCTAAACTCCAACAAATTCCCGGCCAACGTGCCGCAAAAGATCGACCACTCCCTGCTCTTCGCCGTCGGGCTCGGGCTCAACCCGTGCCCGACGTGCAAGGCGGGCAACGGCAGCAGAGTCGTCGCGAGCATCAACAACGTGACGTTCGTGATGCCCACGATGGCTCTGCTGCAGGCGCACGTCTTCAACATCAAGGGGGTCTTCACCGCCGACTTCCCGGGAAACCCTCCGACGCCGTTCAACTACACCGGCGCGCCGCCAGCGAATATGGCGACGACGAGCGGGACGAAGGTGTATAGGCTCGCGTACAACTCGACTGTTGAAGTTGTGTTGCAGGATACCGGCATCATCGCCCCTGAAAACCACCCTGTTCATCTGCACGGATTCAATTTCTTCGCGGTAGGGAAGGGATTGGGCAATTTCAATCCCAAAACCGATCCACAGAAATTCAATCTCGTTGATCCTGTTGAGAGGAACACAATCGGAGTTCCTTCTGGTGGGTGGGTCGCTATTAGATTCCGAGCCGATAATCCAG GGGTGTGGTTTATGCATTGCCATTTGGAGGTGCACACGACATGGGGGCTAAAAATGGCATTTTTGGTGGACAATGGAAAGGGCCCAAATCAGTCTATTTTGCCGCCACCTAAAGATTTGCCAAAATGTTGA
- the LOC131022584 gene encoding uncharacterized protein LOC131022584, producing the protein MHILPDLSLSPPNNIHTMISLKAVQTAFTPNHGPFPERDSLRKRRPSLSLCKSKDSDDSDQEIPPEGDKRKQDLLVRIAMLQTQKVRLTDYLDERSEYLTQFAEEANAEIDLIGENALKELDEAGARIMGNIESRMQAFEESMELNKVEIEESEKVVENFQGQIQKDRNEGLFFKNLGEKKPVDIAQAKEEAEKIKELTKKSAGSAIRRNIYLALMGLVVIGIADASVSSSPDWRKVAFLGVILAGLITQFFYEKSMLSDTDSTEQEKSE; encoded by the exons ATGCATATTTTgcctgatctctctctctctccacccaACAATATACACACTATGATTTCTCTAAAAGCAGTCCAAACTGCCTTCACTCCCAACCATGGTCCCTTCCCTGAAAGAGATTCCTTGAGGAAGAGGAGGCCAAGCCTCTCCCTCTGCAAGTCCAAAGATTCAGATGATTCTGATCAAGAAATTCCACCAGAAGGAGACAAGCGCAAGCAGGACCTCCTTGTCAGGATTGCAATGCTTCAAACCCAAAAGGTTCGTCTCACCGATTACTTGGACGAAAGATCCGAGTATCTGACCCAGTTTGCTGAGGAAGCCAATGCCGAAATCGACCTTATTGGAGAAAATGCCCTTAAAGAATTGGATGAAGCTGGTGCCAGG ATAATGGGAAATATAGAAAGTCGAATGCAAGCGTTTGAGGAGTCTATGGAGCTCAACAAGGTGGAGATTGAGGAGAGTGAGAAAGTGGTGGAAAACTTCCAAGGCCAAATCCAGAAGGACCGAAACGAAGGGCTGTTCTTCAAGAACTTGGGGGAGAAAAAACCAGTCGACATTGCACAAGCTAAGGAAGAGGCGGAGAAGATCAAGGAGCTGACTAAGAAAAGTGCTGGATCAGCAATAAGACGGAATATTTACCTTGCGCTGATGGGGTTGGTAGTGATCGGAATCGCTGATGCCTCAGTATCTTCATCACCTGACTGGAGGAAGGTAGCATTTCTCGGGGTTATTTTGGCGGGCTTGATTACTCAATTCTTCTACGAAAAGAGTATGTTATCAGATACAGACAGCACAGAACAAGAGAAGAGTGAATGA
- the LOC131022582 gene encoding laccase-4-like isoform X1: MEVWVRVLILVACMYPLMVDGAVRRYQFNVMMKNTSRLCSSKSIVTVNGKFPGPTLYAREDDTVLVRVINRVQYNVSIHWHGIRQLGTGWADGPAYITQCPIRPGHSYVYKFTVTGQRGTLLWHAHILWLRATVHGAIVILPKRGVPYPFPKPDHEHVVVLGEWWKSDTEAVINEAMKSGVAPNVSDAHTINGHPGPLSNCPTTGKNMIKIHIYKCDHLTNFIFYFVGGFSLNVSPGKTYMLRLINAALNEELFFKIAGHKLTVVEVDATYVKPFKTDTVLIAPGQTTNVIVSADQGSGKYMVAASPFMDTMIVAVDNMTATATLHYSGALANSPTTFTRPPARNATPVANSFTDSLRSLNSNKFPANVPQKIDHSLLFAVGLGLNPCPTCKAGNGSRVVASINNVTFVMPTMALLQAHVFNIKGVFTADFPGNPPTPFNYTGAPPANMATTSGTKVYRLAYNSTVEVVLQDTGIIAPENHPVHLHGFNFFAVGKGLGNFNPKTDPQKFNLVDPVERNTIGVPSGGWVAIRFRADNPGVWFMHCHLEVHTTWGLKMAFLVDNGKGPNQSILPPPKDLPKC; encoded by the exons ATGGAAGTCTGGGTTCGTGTTTTGATCCTCGTAGCATGCATGTATCCCCTTATGGTTGACGGCGCTGTTCGCCGTTACCAGTTCAAT GTGATGATGAAGAACACATCTCGCCTATGCTCTTCCAAATCCATCGTCACCGTCAACGGAAAATTCCCCGGCCCGACACTCTACGCGAGGGAAGACGACACCGTCCTCGTCCGAGTCATCAACCGAGTCCAGTACAACGTTTCCATCCACTG GCATGGAATTAGGCAACTCGGAACAGGCTGGGCCGACGGGCCGGCATACATCACGCAATGCCCGATCCGGCCCGGTCACAGCTACGTGTACAAATTCACAGTCACCGGGCAACGAGGCACACTTTTGTGGCACGCCCACATTCTATGGCTGAGGGCCACCGTTCATGGCGCCATCGTCATCTTGCCTAAACGAGGGGTCCCCTACCCCTTCCCTAAGCCCGATCACGAGCACGTCGTCGTTTTAG GTGAATGGTGGAAATCCGACACTGAAGCCGTGATCAACGAAGCCATGAAATCGGGCGTGGCCCCCAACGTGTCCGATGCACACACCATCAACGGCCATCCGGGCCCACTCTCAAATTGCCCCACAACAGGTAAAAATATGATCAAGATACATATATACAAGTGTGATCACCtaactaattttattttctattttgtaGGTGGTTTCTCACTAAATGTGTCACCGGGAAAAACCTACATGCTCCGCTTAATCAACGCTGCACTCAACGAAGAGCTCTTCTTCAAAATCGCCGGCCACAAACTCACGGTGGTCGAGGTTGATGCCACCTACGTGAAGCCGTTCAAAACCGACACCGTCCTCATCGCCCCCGGCCAGACCACGAACGTCATCGTGTCGGCCGATCAGGGCTCAGGCAAGTACATGGTGGCGGCCTCGCCGTTCATGGACACCATGATCGTGGCGGTGGACAACATGACGGCCACCGCCACCCTGCACTACTCCGGCGCCCTTGCCAACTCCCCGACTACCTTCACCCGACCGCCGGCTCGGAACGCCACCCCCGTCGCCAACTCCTTCACCGACTCCCTCCGGAGCCTAAACTCCAACAAATTCCCGGCCAACGTGCCGCAAAAGATCGACCACTCCCTGCTCTTCGCCGTCGGGCTCGGGCTCAACCCGTGCCCGACGTGCAAGGCGGGCAACGGCAGCAGAGTCGTCGCGAGCATCAACAACGTGACGTTCGTGATGCCCACGATGGCTCTGCTGCAGGCGCACGTCTTCAACATCAAGGGGGTCTTCACCGCCGACTTCCCGGGAAACCCTCCGACGCCGTTCAACTACACCGGCGCGCCGCCAGCGAATATGGCGACGACGAGCGGGACGAAGGTGTATAGGCTCGCGTACAACTCGACTGTTGAAGTTGTGTTGCAGGATACCGGCATCATCGCCCCTGAAAACCACCCTGTTCATCTGCACGGATTCAATTTCTTCGCGGTAGGGAAGGGATTGGGCAATTTCAATCCCAAAACCGATCCACAGAAATTCAATCTCGTTGATCCTGTTGAGAGGAACACAATCGGAGTTCCTTCTGGTGGGTGGGTCGCTATTAGATTCCGAGCCGATAATCCAG GGGTGTGGTTTATGCATTGCCATTTGGAGGTGCACACGACATGGGGGCTAAAAATGGCATTTTTGGTGGACAATGGAAAGGGCCCAAATCAGTCTATTTTGCCGCCACCTAAAGATTTGCCAAAATGTTGA